The following coding sequences lie in one Spinacia oleracea cultivar Varoflay chromosome 1, BTI_SOV_V1, whole genome shotgun sequence genomic window:
- the LOC110805675 gene encoding proliferating cell nuclear antigen, which translates to MFELRLVQGSLLKRVIDAIKDLVNDANFDCSSTGFSLQAMDSSHVALVALLLRSEGFEHFRCDRTFSMGMSIANMAKMLKCASNDDIITIKADDGTDTVTFMFESPSQDKISDIEMKLMDIDSDHLGIPDAEYEAIVRMPSTEFGSICTSLSTIGDTVTIAVSKQGVTFSTKGDIGSGNITCRQNSSTEKPEEATIIEMKEPVVLTFALKYITTFTKATSLSSQVTISLSSDMPVVVEYKIAEMGHIRYYLAPKIEEEDLETNLQPETRPRTEAREENHAKPEVHQEAQEVVPLAITGTKEENGTEDEIVEDSQVKMETENGADVKLKVEKKPLKSELAMEKDFKMETDSEAETKPTTEATQPKSEVEVMEVEDST; encoded by the exons ATGTTTGAATTAAGGCTGGTACAGGGGAGCTTattgaaaagggtgattgacgCCATTAAAGATCTTGTCAATGACGCCAATTTTGATTGCTCTTCCACCGGATTCTCTCTGCAAGCCATGGATTCCAGTCATGTTGCTCTTGTCGCCCTCCTCCTGCGGTCCGAGGGGTTCGAGCATTTCCGATGTGACCGGACCTTCTCCATGGGTATGAGCATTGCTAACATGGCTAAGATGCTTAAATGCGCCTCTAATGATGATATTATTACCATCAAGGCTGATGACGGCACCGACACTGTCACTTTCATGTTCGAGAGCCCCT CACAAGATAAGATATCAGATATTGAGATGAAACTGATGGACATTGACAGTGATCACCTTGGGATCCCAGATGCCGAATATGAAGCAATTGTTCGAATGCCATCAACAGAGTTTGGTAGCATATGTACAAGTCTTTCCACCATCGGTGATACTG TTACTATTGCTGTGTCAAAGCAAGGTGTGACTTTTTCCACCAAAGGTGACATTGGATCTGGGAACATTACCTGCAGACAGAATTCATCAACAGAGAAG CCAGAGGAGGCCACTATTATTGAGATGAAGGAACCAGTTGTTTTGACATTTGCTCTCAAGTATATCACTACATTCACCAAAGCAACATCTTTGTCCAGCCAAGTGACTATTAGCTTATCCTCGGATATGCCTGTGGTTGTGGAATACAAGATTGCTGAAATGGGCCACATCAGGTACTACCTGGCTCCCAAGATTGAAGAAGAGGATCTAGAGACCAACCTTCAGCCTGAAACCAGGCCTAGAACTGAGGCCCGAGAAGAAAATCATGCTAAACCCGAGGTCCATCAGGAGGCTCAAGAAGTTGTGCCTCTTGCTATAACGGGCACCAAGGAAGAAAATGGCACTGAAGATGAAATTGTTGAGGATTCCCAGGTTAAGATGGAAACTGAAAATGGAGCTGATGTGAAGCTTAAAGTGGAGAAAAAGCCATTGAAATCGGAATTAGCTATGGAGAAAGACTTTAAGATGGAAACTGATTCTGAAGCTGAGACAAAGCCTACGACAGAGGCAACACAACCAAAGTCAGAAGTTGAGGTTATGGAAGTAGAGGACTCTACTTGA